From Calothrix sp. PCC 6303, a single genomic window includes:
- a CDS encoding IS630 family transposase, with translation MFFIKEINPLSLKLLERIYRQSRHHQVRQRAHFLILASQGVKVDELMRIFSVSYKTIYNWQNRWESEGMVGLYNKPGRGSKKIFERSQEEEIREWARLEPRQIKRVLQKVKEEWDVVVSAETIKRILKRLSMSWHRMRRDVFGKPDPLEYKDKKEKLSELKRLEDEGKINLYYLDEAGFCLIPTVPYGWQNIGEYLKIKSRRSPRLNVLGIMSRKNHLETYVSSQTINSDVVVACIDTFFPTVNKPTYIVADRASIHTSDIVLDKIEEWKERGITIFELPSYSPDLNLIEILWRFIKYQWIEIDAYSSWQTFVTSLEKILREFGQNYVINFD, from the coding sequence ATGTTCTTTATCAAAGAAATAAATCCCCTTTCTTTGAAACTGCTAGAAAGGATATATCGCCAGAGCCGACATCATCAAGTACGACAAAGAGCGCACTTTCTAATATTAGCTTCGCAAGGGGTGAAAGTCGATGAACTCATGAGAATATTTAGTGTGAGTTATAAGACAATCTATAACTGGCAAAATCGTTGGGAATCTGAAGGGATGGTAGGACTATACAACAAGCCAGGTAGAGGTAGCAAAAAAATATTTGAACGCTCACAAGAAGAGGAAATTAGAGAATGGGCTAGACTTGAACCAAGACAAATAAAAAGAGTATTGCAAAAAGTAAAAGAGGAATGGGATGTTGTAGTTAGTGCTGAAACAATAAAAAGGATACTTAAAAGATTATCTATGAGCTGGCATCGGATGAGAAGAGATGTGTTTGGAAAGCCAGATCCCTTGGAATACAAGGATAAAAAAGAAAAGCTGTCAGAATTAAAACGTTTAGAAGATGAAGGAAAAATCAACTTATACTACTTAGATGAAGCCGGATTTTGTTTAATACCTACGGTTCCTTATGGTTGGCAAAATATCGGTGAATATTTAAAAATTAAAAGCCGCCGCAGTCCTCGTCTAAATGTTTTAGGAATTATGAGTAGAAAGAATCATCTAGAAACTTATGTTTCATCTCAAACCATTAATTCTGATGTAGTTGTTGCTTGTATTGATACATTCTTTCCTACTGTAAATAAGCCAACATATATTGTTGCAGATAGAGCTTCAATTCACACAAGTGATATTGTTCTTGATAAAATTGAAGAATGGAAAGAGCGTGGTATTACAATTTTTGAATTACCCTCTTATTCGCCTGATTTGAATCTCATTGAAATTCTCTGGCGATTTATTAAGTATCAATGGATTGAAATAGATGCTTATTCTAGCTGGCAAACTTTTGTTACATCTCTCGAAAAAATCCTGAGAGAATTTGGTCAAAATTATGTAATTAATTTTGACTAG
- a CDS encoding NACHT domain-containing protein, with the protein MADSWELQEICDRILNQNANEDDIAQLRQFITANSDKNVVQLGKYNVNIADGKDIHIGDKIYQGTDAETIRAILREVLSQNTQHIEIDWHDISQIMLSEQQRLTTNPLTSGEGISHRTTQVYVPLGLVERKKQTRRKEDVSPEQGSELYRETEITQTFEYQQFLQQVLKQRQSPKSQGKRIAIIGEPGAGKTTLLQQIASWVSGEIPDAIVIWISLADLQGQELEVYLFDKWLQAVARKVGQAEASTQVKDDFVAQFNRGLVWLLLDGVDEMQATQGNPLGECDRQLRAGSLLQQARIVLSCRLNLWDGGSNSLDSFDNYRTLEFSYPQQVEQFIGNWFASLPSAETQIGERLCAALAESGKERIRDLAKNPLRLTLLCFNWYLGEGKLPETKAGLYEQFVADFYEWKKGQFATTGEQRKRLNTALGELAREAIEKEATRFRLRQDFVCEYLGEPDDADSLFGLALRLGWLNKVGVDGDNPRKGVYGFFHPTFQEYFAALAIDDWHYFLNHIPDNPSHPNASYRIFEQQCREIFFLWIGFPQNNFLPAIEALMSFEDACKSWNISVKSFYEHQAYMIVIYCLMEIGIRKQYKEIFKEIVNYILNLFGEQKQHNYWLFLSDAVFPILDDLYTKNILQELFNLVNDQKTIGKTKQIILICREKQLREQNKIILKQNNVLDIITEIDKLIIKSNPGESITYRLSQLIELISKNNVLLIQALIKILNYEHPRHIKLKTIIALGLASHENLDAIAALNKEIESSPDLIYLFYTTKTLVAINPRNREAILLLRELMPTLHIYMQIEACELLMNDEEIAYDLFIKLIELIQSDPDDEVYYRACQTLKANINTDILYYSLLISKLRDCLTNKIYEDEFFRFRDCYELLWCYSQELSYKAFYEAWFQ; encoded by the coding sequence ATGGCTGACTCGTGGGAATTACAAGAAATATGCGATCGCATCCTCAACCAAAATGCAAATGAGGATGACATTGCCCAATTGCGTCAATTCATCACGGCAAATAGCGATAAAAATGTTGTGCAGTTGGGGAAATACAACGTCAATATTGCCGATGGTAAGGATATTCATATTGGCGATAAGATTTACCAAGGTACTGACGCAGAGACTATTCGCGCTATTTTGCGGGAGGTACTTTCCCAAAATACCCAACACATAGAAATTGACTGGCACGATATTAGCCAAATCATGCTGTCTGAGCAGCAGCGACTCACCACAAACCCACTCACATCCGGTGAGGGAATTAGCCATCGTACTACACAAGTATACGTACCCCTGGGATTGGTGGAGCGAAAAAAGCAAACCCGACGAAAGGAGGATGTTTCACCAGAGCAGGGTTCGGAACTTTACCGGGAGACGGAAATTACCCAAACCTTTGAGTATCAGCAATTTTTACAGCAGGTACTCAAGCAACGGCAAAGTCCCAAAAGCCAGGGAAAACGCATTGCAATTATCGGGGAACCGGGAGCGGGGAAAACTACCCTGTTGCAGCAAATCGCTAGTTGGGTATCCGGTGAAATACCCGATGCGATAGTGATTTGGATATCTCTGGCAGATTTGCAGGGACAGGAACTGGAAGTATATTTGTTCGATAAATGGTTGCAAGCGGTAGCTCGAAAAGTTGGACAAGCGGAAGCATCTACCCAAGTTAAAGATGATTTTGTAGCTCAGTTTAACCGAGGTTTGGTGTGGCTGTTGCTGGATGGGGTGGATGAAATGCAAGCAACGCAGGGTAATCCTTTGGGAGAATGCGATCGCCAACTTCGTGCGGGAAGTTTACTACAACAAGCGCGGATTGTGCTTTCGTGTCGGTTAAATCTTTGGGATGGTGGTAGCAATTCCCTCGATTCCTTCGATAATTATCGCACCCTGGAGTTTTCCTATCCCCAGCAGGTGGAACAATTTATAGGCAATTGGTTTGCCTCGCTCCCATCGGCAGAAACCCAGATAGGGGAAAGGTTGTGTGCAGCTTTGGCTGAATCGGGGAAAGAACGAATTCGGGATTTGGCGAAAAATCCGTTGCGGTTGACGCTTCTGTGTTTCAATTGGTACTTGGGTGAGGGGAAATTACCGGAAACAAAAGCGGGATTATACGAGCAATTTGTCGCGGATTTTTACGAGTGGAAGAAGGGGCAGTTTGCGACGACGGGGGAGCAGCGCAAGCGGTTGAATACAGCTTTAGGAGAATTGGCAAGGGAGGCGATCGAGAAGGAAGCAACGCGGTTTCGATTGCGACAGGATTTTGTCTGTGAGTATTTGGGGGAACCAGATGATGCAGATTCGTTGTTTGGGTTAGCGTTGCGGTTGGGATGGTTGAATAAGGTAGGGGTGGATGGGGATAATCCCAGGAAGGGGGTTTATGGGTTTTTCCATCCGACCTTTCAGGAGTATTTTGCAGCGTTGGCGATCGATGATTGGCATTATTTCCTAAATCATATTCCTGATAATCCCAGTCATCCAAATGCAAGCTATCGAATTTTTGAACAGCAGTGTAGGGAAATATTTTTTCTCTGGATTGGATTCCCCCAAAATAATTTTTTACCAGCCATTGAAGCTTTAATGTCTTTTGAAGATGCTTGCAAAAGTTGGAACATTAGTGTTAAAAGCTTTTACGAACACCAAGCATATATGATAGTAATATATTGCCTTATGGAAATTGGTATTCGCAAACAATATAAAGAAATTTTCAAAGAAATAGTTAATTATATATTAAATCTTTTTGGAGAGCAGAAACAGCATAATTACTGGTTATTTCTTAGTGATGCTGTTTTCCCGATTTTAGATGATTTGTACACAAAAAATATATTGCAAGAACTATTTAATTTAGTAAATGATCAAAAAACAATAGGTAAAACTAAACAAATTATTTTGATATGTAGAGAGAAACAATTACGCGAACAAAACAAAATAATTTTGAAGCAAAATAATGTATTAGATATAATTACTGAAATCGATAAACTCATTATAAAAAGTAACCCTGGAGAAAGTATTACTTATAGATTGTCTCAACTGATTGAATTAATTAGTAAAAACAATGTATTACTAATTCAAGCACTAATCAAAATATTAAATTATGAGCATCCTCGGCATATAAAACTCAAGACTATTATCGCGCTTGGTCTTGCTTCTCATGAAAATTTAGATGCTATTGCTGCTCTCAATAAAGAAATAGAAAGTTCACCAGATTTAATTTATCTTTTTTATACTACAAAAACCCTTGTAGCAATTAATCCAAGGAATAGAGAAGCAATTTTACTTTTACGTGAGTTAATGCCCACATTACACATATATATGCAGATTGAAGCTTGTGAGCTTTTAATGAATGATGAAGAGATTGCTTATGACTTATTTATTAAATTAATAGAACTTATACAAAGTGACCCAGATGATGAGGTATATTATAGAGCCTGCCAAACCTTAAAAGCAAATATAAATACTGATATTTTATATTATTCATTATTAATATCTAAATTAAGAGATTGTTTAACAAATAAAATTTATGAAGACGAATTCTTTCGCTTTCGAGACTGTTATGAACTACTTTGGTGCTATTCTCAAGAATTATCTTATAAAGCATTTTATGAAGCTTGGTTTCAATAG